Within the Caldibacillus debilis DSM 16016 genome, the region AGAGCAATAATAAAAACAATTATTTGGGCATCGCCTGGGAAGTGATCAACCCCACCATTCAGATTTTGATCTACTGGTTTGTTTTTGGCAGCATCAACAGGCGGGCGAATATCGAAGTGGTCCCAGGCAAGGATGTTCCTTTTATCGCGTGGCTGGTGGGCGGTTTTATCCTTTGGAACTTCTTTTACCAGGCCACGATCCAAGGGTCGAAGTCGATCTATACCCGGCTTGCCATGTTATCGAAAATGAATTTTCCCATGAGCATCATCCCGAATTTTGTGATTTTCTCTCAGTTTTATGTCCATTTGTTTATGCTGCTGATTACGATATTGTTGGTCAATGCGATGGGGATTTATGCAAATCTCTATTATTTGCAGCTCATTTATTTTATATTCGCTACATTTTCTTTAGTGTTTTCCCTTTCTTTGATCACGTCTACCCTTTCGACCATTATACGGGATGTCCACATGTTCCTGAATGCGACATTAAGGATGTTGTTATATTTGTCTCCGATATTATGGCCGATCGCGGGGATCATTGACCATCCGACCATCTTGTTCATTATGAAAATCAATCCCTTGTACTATATTATCGAAGGCTACCGCGCCGCCTTTTTCGGGACCGAGTGGTATATGATCACCCATTGGAAATATACCGTCTATTTTTGGGCATTGGTTCTCGCGCTCTTCACTTTCGGTTCGATGCTGCACGTGAAGTTCAGGAGACATTTCATCGATTATTTATAAAGGCTTGTGATCGATCATGGAAAAGGCAATCATCGCAAAAAACGTGACAAAAAAATATAAGCTCTATAAAAACATGAAGGAAAGGCTGTTGGATTTAATCACTCCCCTGAACTACGGGGAGGATTTTTACGCATTGGCCAATGTCAGTTTTGAAGCGGAAAAGGGAGATGTGATCGGGTTCATCGGCGTCAACGGATCCGGCAAGTCCACCCTTTCCAATATTATCGCCGGCATCGTCCCGGAGACATCCGGCACGGTTCAAGTGAACGGGGAAGCCTCCTTAATTGCCGTTTCCGCGGGATTGAAAAACGATTTGACGGGACGGGACAATATCGAATTAAAATGTTTAATGCTCGGTTTTTCGAAGGAAGAGATCAAAAGGCTGGAACCGGATATCATCGAGTTTTCGGAACTTGGAAAGTTTATCGATCAGCCGGTCAAGTCTTATTCCAGCGGGA harbors:
- a CDS encoding ABC transporter permease, which produces MKSALLVLREQIKHFYLIRRLSWYELKSNNKNNYLGIAWEVINPTIQILIYWFVFGSINRRANIEVVPGKDVPFIAWLVGGFILWNFFYQATIQGSKSIYTRLAMLSKMNFPMSIIPNFVIFSQFYVHLFMLLITILLVNAMGIYANLYYLQLIYFIFATFSLVFSLSLITSTLSTIIRDVHMFLNATLRMLLYLSPILWPIAGIIDHPTILFIMKINPLYYIIEGYRAAFFGTEWYMITHWKYTVYFWALVLALFTFGSMLHVKFRRHFIDYL
- the tagH gene encoding teichoic acids export ABC transporter ATP-binding subunit TagH, with the translated sequence MEKAIIAKNVTKKYKLYKNMKERLLDLITPLNYGEDFYALANVSFEAEKGDVIGFIGVNGSGKSTLSNIIAGIVPETSGTVQVNGEASLIAVSAGLKNDLTGRDNIELKCLMLGFSKEEIKRLEPDIIEFSELGKFIDQPVKSYSSGMKSRLGFAISVTIDPDILIIDEALSVGDKAFAEKCLEKMREFKKRGKTMIFVSHSTGQVKEFCDKVLWLEYGMVKDFGPVSEVVPKYEAFIKQWRKMSAEERKAYQEAALQKQKEILAQVH